In Stanieria sp. NIES-3757, the DNA window CCAATCAATCGGATCGATTAGTACGTGAGTAATTGTGGTCATGGCGTTACCAGTTGTCTTAATTGTTGTTGAGACTCTTTCAAATCAGATGCTATCGCTTCTAAATTATCAGTTGGTTCGATTTTTTCTATGACTGGTTGTAGTTGTTTAAGTGCCTGTCCGTTAGTCTCAGCAAGTAGGCGATCGTATTCGCTCTTTAGCTTGATGTATTGTTCCTGCTGCTGTTGAAGTTTAATCGTGGCAGCTTCTAACTCGGATAGTAAATCTGAAGCCTTGTAAATCTCGTTTGATACTTCGAGTCTGGTATTAGCAACGGCGATCGACACATCGTTTGAGCGAACAATTTTAACCGCTACTGCCATTGAGATAATTACACCACCAAGAGCGATCGCATTCCAACAACAACGGGGAATATTTGAAACAATCAAATTTCTCATGAGACGATCCACCGACGATTTTTACCCAGATCGACATGAACAAAAGAAAAATATCGCCCCAAACCACCGTAATGAGCTAAATCTAGTAATTGATAGATTTTATGGGAATGGTAATAATTTGAGCGAATATCAGCAGCTAGCCCGCAAAGATGTTGACTCCATTTAGCACCGCCGACAGAATTATTAACAGCGACAGGACGATACCAAGAATTAACAATTATTGGTCGACCACCTAAAGCAGCGCGATATAAATCTAATTGTTGAGCGCATTTAATAATATTTGATTCAATTTGTTCGGCGGATAAAATTAATTTTGAATCGATAATTAAATTTTCTAATTTACGAGTACAATTTTTAGTTGCCTCACCCCAAGTAAAAGCAGAATTATTATAAATTGGAGTTGAAGAATTAACGCTTTTTCCACTTGGTAATTTCATGATAATTGATTAACCTTTTGCTGAATATCGAGTAAAGTTGAATCGACAAAATTATATTCAATGCCTCGATATTGCCAGACTTTAACCCGAACATCGCGATACCATAATCGAGGCGTATAAAGTAAGCGATAAGAGTTACCAGTAAGACGAGGAAATTCAATAATTTTGGCTCGATTGATAAATAATAAATGACCGCTATGTAAGCCTTGTACTGCAAAAGGCAAGTTATAAACTTGATTAATAAAACCGCCATGTTGCCAAGTAGGACGAGCATATTTAAGTATGATTGCTACGGCAATAAAACGAGCATTTAAAGTTATCCCAAGGTCAAAAGGTGGTATGTGTTTATATTTAGTAGTACCACCATCTTTGTAGGATTGGGCTTGCTTGTAAATATTACATCTCAAGCTCCAATCACTACTACTTAATAAGTCAATATTTGTTTGACTCATTATTATTAAGCAGCATTAAGAGGATAGGATTGGCCTTTATCAGTAATAATCTGGATAGGTTTTGCTCCATTTAACGTTTTACCTTCAAAATGCTTGATAACATCGTAAATAGACACTGAAGTAGTAACGGGAAAAGTTAGCGATTTAAAAGCTTTAGAGTTTCCCTCTAAATTACCTATTTGCTTATCAAAAACTAACGTAAAACTACGCTGTTTATAGCCAGCGCGAATAGGTCTTTTAATAGTTTGTTTTCCGCCAACTTTTTCGCCAGTTTTATCTTTTTCATTAATAGAAACTTCGTAGTAAAGCTCAGAAGTTTTAGCAATTGTAAAACCTAATGCTTTAGCAACTGGCTTTTTCATTTTGACGTATTGATCTTTGTTGTTAGTTACTCCTTTCCAGGGAAGCTTAACAACTACTCTTTTCCCTATAACTGTTTTATTTGCCATGATTTTTTCTATTTATTTGTTGATAATTACTGTTAAAAATTAATTACTGTTTACACGTAATCAGTAACAGTTACTTCGAGTTTTCCACTACTATTAACAGCAACAGTCAAAGGAATAGAAGCTGACATATTAGCTTGACTATTTTCTAAGTCATAACTAATTTGAATATTATCGATTTCTGGATCTTCTACTTTTTCAGCAGCGTGTAAAGTTTGAGCAAGTTCTAAAACAGCAGCAGTTAAGTTAGAACTAGCTAAATCGCCACTACCATTGACAAAAGTATTACTACCAGAAAGAGAAGTTAAATAATCTGAGGCTGTCACTACTGGCTTACCAGTACCATCTAAACTAAAAGTAATTGGTAAAGTTAAAGCTAAAGTAGCTAATTGATTATCTACATCAATAGATACAGTAACGTTATCTGGTGGATTAGTAGTAATTGCTGCTTCACGATTTTGTAAAACAGTTACAGCTTCAACAAATGCAGCGGGAATAGTTGTTGATTTTAAAGTACCACTAGTACCAGGATCGAATGTAGACATATTGTTGCTAAAAGTATTAATTACATTAACCCTTGTAACTTTAGTTTTTAGCTTTTGTCAGTGGTTAGCTTAATACAAGACTGGACAGACCTTAATGTCTGTCCTCTAAAAATTCTTTTTTTAGTAATAGTGTTGCCAATCTGGATAGGCATTTTTTGCACCTTGAGAATAAAAATCAGCTCTAACTGGAACCAATTTAAATTCTTTAAATGGCTTACTTTTGTAAACACCTGTAACGATATTTTTAGATGTTGGTTTGTATTTAGTATTTACGTACTTATAAAAGTTTTCAATTTGGTTAACTGCTTCATTTTCAGTTTTACCATTAACCACAATTTTGCTATTGTCTTTTAAAACAAGTCTTGCCCAATAATTACCCTTAGTATAGGGTTTAATATTTGGTGTTTTATCTCCTGAATAGTGAGGTAAAGATAATGAATGTTGGCTATGTCCATCGCTTTTGTTAGCTGGCTTAAATATTATAATTAATTGCGGTCTTTGAGCTTCTATTTTTAATTGCCAAGATTCAGGAAAAGATGCTACAGCCGAAATACTATCAAACTTTTTAATATAAGTCTGATAAGCAAATTGTTTATTTATTACTTCGAGTGCTGAATCAGCATCACGAATTAAAAAACAAGTTTTTAGTCGTTCTCTACCAGTAGATAAAGCTGTATCCGAAACAAAATCTTTAAACCACTTTTTGACATCGCGGTTGTGTAAAATTCTGATAATTCTTTGTGTAAATTCCCAAGAATTGGCATCAAAAACTTTGGTAGCCATTTAATTAACCTTGTTCGGTATCTGATTCTTTTTCTTCTGATAAATTATTGATTGATTTTTTGACATTATTTTCTTCTTTGTCTTTGTCTTTATTCCAATCATTAACCGCATCATCAAATTCTTTTTTGTTATCTTTCATTTCGTCCCAAGTTTCTTTGACATCTCGCGTATCTTGTGATACTTCCTCAACCAGATCTAAGCCTTCTTGAATGTTTTCCATTCTTTTTAAAAAGGCATTTGACGCATTAATATTTTCAGGCATTCTGCCATAAATGTTTTCACGAACGACACCGCATTTTCTGAGAGCATTACCAATAATTGAAACGTTTTCGCCCGTTAATTCAGCGATATTTTGAGCCGAATCCATAATGTCTCTAATGCCCCATAAAACATTAGCTGAAGCTTGATAAATGCGATTGGCTTTTTTTAGAGCAGTTGAAAATTGAGAGTAATTTTCAGCCCCAATAATTGAGGTAACAATCGCTTGGAATTTGCCACTAATCCAGCTACTAACATCAATATCCTTATCTTCATGATCTTTGATGTTAAAAGTAGCTAAAACATTATCAACAATCTCGGTAATTGTATAAGCAACATTGTTAGATAACATTATTGCATTATGCAAAATTAAAGCAGTATTGATAACATTTAAAATCTTGTCGGCGCGAGTTGCTTTCCAAGCCGTATCTGCAAATTCTTGTATTTTTAACAACCCATATTTAGGATGATTAATTACTTGATTTGTATTTTTAACAATAGCTAATATTTCTTTGCTTAAAAGTAAGTTAACTCCCTCAAGACCTGCATTTAATCCATCAGCCCAACTTGGCTTCCCATTAAACATATTACTTAAACACTGACCAGAAGAAGTTTTTTCACAGACAGCCTCTCCTGTCGCTTCTTTGATTTTTGCTTTACTGGTCTGATCGAGGATAAGAGCAAGAGTTGAGCCTAAAGCCGTGATCAGGTTATCCGTGTTAGATGGTGTCGGAACGTCTATTACAGGTGGATTAGATGTAGTAGGTGGATTGAGTGGTGTAACTCCACCACCTGCCGTAACTCCGCCTTGGCTACTGGGCTTGACCGATGCTGGAGACTTTAACCCTAAATTATCAACCCCTGGGGAGTAAGTTCTAATCCCTGGAGTACTACCCCAAGCGTCCGAACCAGTTTTGGTATAAGTTCTGGTGTAAGTGTTATCTGAAGAAGCAGGAGCGGTATTTATTTTTGGAACATCTTTGGCAGGGTCAGTTATTGGAGGTGCAGAGGCAGGAGCGTTTTGGTTGGCATTAGGGAAAGTATCGCCTGTCGGAACGGGCGTAATTTGAGGAGGAGCTTTTGCCCCTGGAAGAGGAGGAGCAAAGAAATCTTGATTTATTCTCGGAGGCAAACCAAATTTTTTAAAAAACTCATCGTTAGTGTAAGGAGGCTCGCCACTTACTACAGGGTTTTGCGCTCCTTGCTCTTTTACCCCAGGTACTACTGGTGGTGGGTTTACATCTGGATTGCCATCCACACGAATCCATCCCAAGGGCTTTGCCTCGTTGTAAGCTACCCAACTGATGGAACTTGCTACGCCGTTATTATAAGTAAACGGGATATTCCAATTGTAATAGTTCAGCCCAGATGTGCTATGAGTGCCGTGATTAAAAGTTGCAACAGGCGTTCCCCAAGTACACACGCCTGTATAATATGAGCCTGATACATATTCTTCGTATTCGCCATTCGCTTTTCTAAATCGAATGTGCATTTTATATTGGACACCGCTTACACCTCCGCCATAATAAGGAGCAGGTTGCTCAAAAACAGTATCAACAAGCTTACTTGGCTTGTAAGGATTCTTGAGCTTCCTTAAAAACTCGTCTTCCCCTTCGTTAAGGGGACGAGCATTTATTGCTTCATTGACGATAAAGACAAGAGGGGCAGAAAGTATTCCTAACTTAATCCCTCCCGGAGGAGAGGGAATTTTATTAACAAAGCTTCCTACTTCTTTAACTGAATTAGCAAGAGATGAGATGCTCATTAGGTAGTAAATCCAGTAGGTAACGCTACAGTCCCTAGCTCTAGAGCCTTGACCCAAAGCTTAGTAGCTGCGTTTTCAGCGTAATCAGCCGATAAAGCAATACTAATTCTGCCTACTAACCTTGGTGTACCAGTAGAGTCAATAATTATCCCGACTTGTACCGCTCTTGTGGCTACCCCGTCCTCTTCCAGCACGTCAATATCTGGGTTACATCTTCCCATTGCCAATAATGCCCAAGCGGTTAATTTTTCTAAGCTAGCGGAAGCAGAAGTAGGGATAGAGGCTGCGGTAATTGTGGTCATTAGTTTTTATCCTTATGAATTTAAATAACTTGGTCTGGGTCGAATGCGCCTGATGTATCGGGTACAAAAACATCAACAGTGAAGCTGTACTTGATTAGAGGAACATCGTTTTTAACAATAAATTCTCTTTGAGGTTCAGAAGCTATTACACCAGCCGTTTCATCTTCTGCACTTGTTGCGGTACTGACTGACCAAAAATCCAAAATTGCTGCTGCTACTTTAGAGGCTGAAGCACTTAAATTATCTAGTTTGCCTAAATTTTGTACGTAAACTGATAAAATTCCCCCTGATAAACTTGCACCACCACCAAATAAATCTGTAAAAGTTTGAGCCATAAAATAGTAATTAACTTAAAGTATTGATTCAAAAATAACCGCGTTTTTAATAATAAAAAACTGTGTATTTTATACAAAAGACACAGCGGTAATTGTGAGCTTGAGTTATCGGCATAACTATAGTTACAGCAATTTTAACTAGTAATTATTTTTGTGTAACTGGGTATCTTAATTGCTAGTTAAACTAAAAACACAGTCAAACCGTGAAAAAAAATAGAGTTGGTAAGGCAGCAATTTTTGAAGATCGTGAAATTAGAAAAATTAGAGAAAGTTTTAATCAGTTTCATCGAGCAATTTTTGAGATTGCCTTGTTTACAGGGGAACGAATGGGGGCGATCATTCAACTGAGAGTAGACGATGTTTATTCAGACCCAACAGCAAGGAAGCTGCAACAAGAAATTACATTCGCAGCTAGAACCCGAAAAGCCAGACCAGATGGCACTCGCGAGACTAGACAAATCCCGATTCAACCAGATTTGAGAAGTTTCTTACAGTCTTACCAACCGCCAAAACATGGTTATTTGTTCCCAGGAAAAGAGAGCGATCATATTACTTACAACGCGGTCTATGATTACTGGTCTAAAAAATTTGCTTATCTAGGGCTAGATCATCGTGGTTTTAGCACTCATTCGACCAGGCGATGGTTTATTACTCAATTGGCGCAAAATGGGATTGATATTAAAACCATTCAGGCGATCACGGGGCATAGTAACATCAATGTCCTAATGGGTTATGTTGATGCCAGCCCAGACAGAATTAAAAATGCTATGGCAACTTTGTCAATCTAGATAATGATTTGTAGTACGTAGAGCTAGCACCACAAATCACACTCAAGCTTGCCTACTTACAAATTGAATAGTTAGATATCAGTAGTGCCATTTTAAATCAACATGGCGATTCTATATGCGGAGGTCGCCTCCGCATATCTCGCCATCAAAAGTTTTGAATGACATTGACTATCTGTAAATAACTAGCATTCGTATTAATCATCTGCTTAATTTGTAATGCTCGTTTTTGGGCAAGTGGATCGAGAATGTTTCCGCCTGGGATGTGATGGTGTTTTAATCTATTCCCACGACGACACATATAACGAAAATATTCGCTCTTGCGACGTGAGGGAGAATAAACCTCAACTAAACCATTACTATCACGAGAACTTTTTCCCAGAAACCTAAGCAGAGCTTGAGTTTTTGCGTCTGGAACAACATTTGTTCCAGAACAATTTATCTCAGGTTCTGGAACTGAAAATAGAGACAATTGATTATTCATGAGTTAAAGGGAAGAGAGAAGAGGTTATCTATAGAGTAGTACGGACTAACTCTACAGATAAGTTCATATCGATGCAGTTAGCTGTTAAGCGATCTGACTTGAAGGAGTAGAGAAATCTCTAACTAATTGCTCCCAATGTTCAAGGTAATAAGCCTGATCTTCCCACCAACCATTACGCAAGCATTCAACTATCCAACCTGATGGATTATGGATTTTTTCATGTCCACCACGGTCAAAAAATAGAGCGATCGCATTTTGAACTTCTTCGAGAGTAAACTTTAATAACCGCTTCAAATACCTAGGCTGAAAATAGATACCAACCTTGTCTAAAAGACTATTGTATTTATGCTGCTGCTGTAATTCCGCGTCATCGAAGTTACTATGCTTTGACGGGTCAAAACCGCGAGGCGGATTGCGTTTTCCAGATTTTTTTCGCGGTTGAGTAAGTCTATCGAGAGAGATTACATATAACGACCAAACACACCAAGAGTATTTTTTCCCCAAGCGGATTACTCCCAGTTGGGCAAGAAATTTAATTGCTTTTTTGATGGTGTCGCGGTGATAACCTTTCCCTCTTTTCTTCCTGACCCATTCGTTAAACTCATGCTTGAAATCTACTTCAAGTTCTACATTTTCTCCCTGAGCCACAAGCCATTGATAAACATCTAGAACTGCACAGCGAATATTGTGCTTCAAGCAATAAGCGTGATGTCTTTCAGTCCAAAGATTTTGATTGTTGTTCATAGTACAATTAACTCAATACTTCCGAGTTGCTCCAAATTGGTCAACTCTATTTTTTTGACTTTTTGTTTGATAGTTCTTCATCGTCTGGGATATCTGAAACATCAAGATTAATTGCCTTTAAAATTTGTTTGAGAGATTTTTTGTAAAGACGAGCTAATGCAAGTAGACTTTCTACAGTAGGAATAGATTTACCAGCTTCAATATCTATTAGCGTTCTTTCAGCTATTCCAGTCTGTAAACGTACTTGAGAACGTGTTAACCCTAACTCTTCTCTAAAAACTCTCACGGGCAATTTATCTTTTTCTAGTTCTTTTTTACTCATAATAATATGCATTGAACTGCATGCAGTCAACTGCTTGACACAAAAATTGAGTTGCAGTAGACTGCATGTAGATGGACATTAAAAAACACCGACATAGATTGGTTGTCGCCGTCGATGTCTTTATTGTCAGGCTAAGTGACTTACTACAACAGTGATACTAATTTCCTATAGAAGAAATTGAGATGGAGTAGTTCATCTGGTGGAGTTGTGCGCGCATTTTTTTGAAGATGATTATTAATTAAATGAAAGTAGAAAGAATAACTTACAGACGAGTTAAAAACCTCGGAAATTATGAAAACGAAACACTAGAATTGAGCGCAATTTTAGATGATGAAGATGAACAAAATGACGTTGCTATTGGCAGACAAATTCAAATGTTAAAACAAAGAGTTTGTCGCGGTTTAGATTTAATTAAAGATAATCAAGAAATTGAATTTTAGATAATGGGTAACGGATATATAACAATATCAATTCCACAAGAGCGCAAAAATCAAATCAAAAGTATTTGTTGGATGAAACTATGGAGATTTAATGATTACAAATATCCTCAATTTTGGTTTGGTGATAGTTTATTTCATTCTCCTCAAAACCGAACAGGATTAGTAACAGGAATGCGATATGTCCCAGAAATTCAAGAGGATATTATGAAACCTGGATGGTGGTATTTGATTAACTTTAATAATTTTGAAACAAGCGGTCATTGGATACACGAAGAGAGTTTAAATAAACAATGAATGACTTTTTACACTTACCAGGATACGGCGAATACTTATCACGCTGGATTAATTTATCTTCTGTTGAAACGATTATCAAAATGTCAGAAGATAAAGTGCAAATTATTTATGCAACCAACCGTAGAGAGATGTTAAGCGGTATCTGGGCAAGAGTAATTTTAGCTTATTTGGGTGAAACCGAATATCAAGAAATGCTAGCCAATACCAAATATTTTGATGAAGTTTAATTATGAGCAAAAGATATCGAGCTAAAAAATACAGTGAATTAAGCGATGAATTACAAAGAGAAACTTTAGTTAATTCAATGAGTTTAAGAATTGCCGTTGAGCAACTTTCTTTAGTAATGGGACTACCAGTAAAAGAAATTGCTGAAAAACTTTCAATAGCTGTTAATGTGCAAATAAGTAGTATGAGCGATCAAGAAGTTAAAAAAGTAATTGAAGATCTAGACAATCAAAAAACATTTAATAACGTAATAATATTTCAAAATTACTCAAAATAACCGCCTGATGACTCCGAAAGGAAGAAACTAATTATTATTAGTCGCGGTTTACAAATACCGTAGGTAACAACTGAGCTTCTAATTAGAAATAAGCTCCTGTGCTTTAACACTTCACAAGCTCAGATTACCTTTTTTTTGAGACAAAATCTTAAACCTAGAAGTAAGAACAGATTAACTGTTTTTGTGGGAGATTCAGAAGTAAATTGTCTCATCACAACTAAATCTCCATACCTTTTGTCTGTTGATTCCCACATCAACAAGCTAATTTTACCATGCCTAAAATTATCGGTTTAGATGTCGGTCAAGGATATGCCGTCGCGGTATGTCTCGAGCGCTTTCCTGTTAATATTCAGCAACACTTCAAAACAATACGAAAAAACAGAGAATTTTACAAGTTAAAATGCGATCGCTCCTCTGTAGAAAAACTACTACAACTTCAACCAGATGTTATAGTACTTGAGCCATCAGGTTATTGGTATTCTGCTTTTTGGGAACGAGTAGCTAGAGTTAACGACATCGAGGTATGTTGGATCGGTCATACAGACCTCGCTGGATTACGTAAAAGCTATGGTTTCACAAATAAAAGAGACGATGAGGATGCTTTATCTTTAGCTGCTAGCTACTTCGATGAGCGATTTATTACCTCTCAAGGCGAAAAAAGATATTTATCACATTACCGAACTTCAGAAATAGAACAATTGCGATCGCTCTTTTTGGCAAAAGAACAATTAGCTAAATTGCGATCGGGAATGGTAGCTCAAATCAAACAGCGATTGAGTCTTGAATTTCCTGAAATGTCGGGTAAACAGTTTAAAATAAGTTCTGTTAGAGGATTTACGCCTTTTTTAGGTTGGTTATCACATACACACAACGCGCCACGCTACGATAGGCTGTATAATACTTCAATTGCCCATGAACTGAAAATAGAGATTAGCGAATATACCAAAGATCACGCTCTTGTAGTAACTGGCATTGAAAAGAGGATCGCGATCGCACTTATTGAAATTGAGTATTTAATTTCATGTCCTGAATTTGCACCATATATTGAGGTATTTAATCAATTTGGCTTTGGTACTAATCTTAAGGCTTTGCTGCTATTACATATTTATCCATTTGATAAATTTTTAGTTGAGGGAAAACCTCATGTTGAATATGAATTATCTAAGAGCGATAAATTAGTTAAACGTCATTACAGCTTGCGAAAATTCCAAGCCTTTTTAGGTTTGAGCTATACGATGAAACAGTCGGGCAAAGACTCAAATAAACTCGTTAGGTCATTTCATGGTTCTACAATGATGAGAAGTCATCTTTACGCTTGGGCGGTTTGTCAGATTTGCCCTAAAGATAGAAATCCTCTACTCTCAGAACGTTACCAACAATTGAGAGAAACGACAAAAGGAAAAGATTCAATTATTAGAATCTTGTTTAAGGCTACTCGAATGTTATTCTACGAGTTAAACAAAAAACTTCTTACCTAGAAGTATTAGGGCGATTACCTTCCCAATCTGGACAATTTTCATCATCCCAACCATAAGGATGCATGGCGCAAACTAATAAATTATCTCCGTAGACTACACCATGATAATGATGACAACCAATACAAGCAGGATGATGTTTAACAGTAGGTGATTCTTGACGCATGAAAATAAATTCTGAATCATTCGTCAAATCTTCTAAATCTTCAAAAAGAATTTCTTCTACTTCACTACCCGCCTCAATAATCAACTCAAAAAAGTCTTGTACGTACTGATCTATTTCGATAATAATAGTTTCTTGTACTTGTTCAACCACAGTTTCTATTGTTTCACCGACTTCATCTGTGAAATTTTCTACTGCTTTACCAACTTCTTCAAAAAACTGTTCAACTTCTTCTGCTGTCGTTGCTAAAATTTTCCACCAGTCTGTCATTTTTCTAGATTAACCAGATTATTGTAATTAAGCGACTTTATTCTTGTTTTAAACGACGTAATTCTGCTTGCAAAGATTCAACTTGCTCGCGTAAACTATCAATTTTAGGTTTTGAATTTGCTTGATTGTTTTCCTCTTCATCGGAAAGAATTTCAATTTGACGAGGTTGTTTAGGTTGTGTATCATCTTGAGCAGGATTAACACTGTCTTGTTGAGCTTGTTTAACCAAATCATCAACAAATTTACGCGCTTCTTCTGTGCTAAGCTCTCCTCTGGCAATCATTTCATCAGCTAATTTTTGAGCTTGACTTCTAAGTTCGTTAATAGTGGCTCCAGCTTTTTCTTGAGCATAAGAAGCAACTCCTACTCCCAAATAAAATGCTTTTTTTACCAAATCGTCAAAACCGGGCATAACTATTTCCTTTTTGGCAACTTAAATTACTCCTATTTACAGGATAGAGGGCAAAGAGAAAAACTGGCTATTTCTTTCTCAATTTGTGATGTCTAATTTGTAATTGCAAAAAAAAATCCAGCTACAAATCTAGATTAGTTAGCTGGAATAATTTTAAGTTTTCTTGATACTTTTATTCTAATATCTTGGTAATTGAGGTGCAATCAAACCAGGAGATTGCCAAGTATTCAAAAGACTAGCATTAAGATTGAATTCTTGTTGTTGTACGATTACAGGTAAAGCAGCCCGAACTTTGGATGCTACTTCCACAGTTTTCATATCATAAGTGCTAGTAACTAGCTTAGGATACAAACCGATCGCAATGATGGGAATTAACAAACAAGCAGTAATAAAGATTTCTCTTGGTTGAGCATCTGCCTGATAATTGTCAATTTTGAGTTGAGGGTTGCTATCTCCATAAAACACTTGACGCAACATTGAGAGGAGATAAATCGGAGTTAAAATCAAACCTACGGCAGTTAAGAATGTTACTCCTACTTTGAAAGCAGAGCTATAAACATCGCTAGTTGCTACACCCAGAAAGATTGATAATTCGCCTACAAAACCACTCATCCCTGGTAAAGCTAACGAAGCCATTGCACCTGCGGTAAATAAAGCGAAGGTTTTTGGCATTTTCTGCGCCATTCCTCCCATTTCATCCATCATCAAGGTATGAGTACGCTCATAAGTTGTACCAGAGAGGAAGAAAAGAGCAGCAGCAATTAAGCCGTGAGATACCATTTGTAATACTGCACCATTTAAACCTAGATCGGTAAAGGAGGCAATCCCAATTAACACAAAACCCATGTGGGAAATAGAAGAAGATGCCAATCTGCGTTTCAGATTAGTTTGTCCAAAGGCTGTAAACGCACCGTAAACAATATTAATCACACCCAAAATAACTAATAGGGGAGCAAATTTAATATGGGCGTGGGGTAAAGTTTCAACATTGAAACGAATCAAACCATAACCACCCATTTTGAGCAAGACTCCTGCTAAAATCATCGAAATTGGTGCAGAAGCTTCACTATGGGCATCAGGTAACCAGGTGTGGAGTGGAAAAATCGGTAGTTTGACACCAAAAGCGATTAAAAATCCGACATAAGCCAGTAATTCTAAGGCTAAAGGATAGTCTTTTAAACCTAGTTGAGTAATATCAAAAGTTACGTTATCTCCATAAAATGCCATTGCCAAACCAGCAACTAAAATGAAGATGGAAGCTAAGGCAGTATAGAGAATAAATTTCGTTGCTGCGTACTGACGTTTTTTCCCGCCCCAAATTGAAATAAGTAAGTAAACGGGAACTAATTCAATTTCCCACATTATGAAGAATAATAATAAGTCCTGTGCTGCAAATACTCCAAGTTGCGCACTAAATAATACTAATACTAAAAAATAATATAGTTTTGGTTTATGACTAACTTGCCAAGAAGCCAAAATCGCCAGGATGGTAATTAAGCCAGACAAAATAATTAACGGCATCGATAAACCATCGACACCGACTGACCAATTTAATCCTAATTGAGGAATCCAAGAGTAAGTTTCTGTAAGTTGAAATTTAGTAGTTTGAATACTGTAGTTATCCCAGAAGGCATAGACCATTAAAGCTAAGTCTATTAAGCCAACGATTAAAGCATACCATCTTACGGTTTTGCCTTCTTTGTCGGGAATGAGGGGAATTGCGAGCGAGGCGATTAAGGGAAAAATGATTGTGGTTGTTAACCACGGAATTTGAATAATTTCCATAATGTTAAGCACATATACTTAATGCTATTCCTTGTTATTATATTAAGTTTTGTAAATAAATGACAAGTTAAAAATATAAAAATGGAGATTTTTATCGCTCAAGCTTTGACCATGAACGAGCAAGACTTATACCAATCAAGCTCGGCGAAGCCTTGTGTTCAATTGTGGTGTTAAAAGTTTTTAGACTAATATGTATAGTAAATTGGGCTTTGTCTTTTCCTAAATTTCTGCTGTCGATAGCTGTTAGCGCGATCGCATTTACTGAACTTCA includes these proteins:
- a CDS encoding unnamed protein product: MSISSLANSVKEVGSFVNKIPSPPGGIKLGILSAPLVFIVNEAINARPLNEGEDEFLRKLKNPYKPSKLVDTVFEQPAPYYGGGVSGVQYKMHIRFRKANGEYEEYVSGSYYTGVCTWGTPVATFNHGTHSTSGLNYYNWNIPFTYNNGVASSISWVAYNEAKPLGWIRVDGNPDVNPPPVVPGVKEQGAQNPVVSGEPPYTNDEFFKKFGLPPRINQDFFAPPLPGAKAPPQITPVPTGDTFPNANQNAPASAPPITDPAKDVPKINTAPASSDNTYTRTYTKTGSDAWGSTPGIRTYSPGVDNLGLKSPASVKPSSQGGVTAGGGVTPLNPPTTSNPPVIDVPTPSNTDNLITALGSTLALILDQTSKAKIKEATGEAVCEKTSSGQCLSNMFNGKPSWADGLNAGLEGVNLLLSKEILAIVKNTNQVINHPKYGLLKIQEFADTAWKATRADKILNVINTALILHNAIMLSNNVAYTITEIVDNVLATFNIKDHEDKDIDVSSWISGKFQAIVTSIIGAENYSQFSTALKKANRIYQASANVLWGIRDIMDSAQNIAELTGENVSIIGNALRKCGVVRENIYGRMPENINASNAFLKRMENIQEGLDLVEEVSQDTRDVKETWDEMKDNKKEFDDAVNDWNKDKDKEENNVKKSINNLSEEKESDTEQG
- a CDS encoding integrase family protein; translation: MKKNRVGKAAIFEDREIRKIRESFNQFHRAIFEIALFTGERMGAIIQLRVDDVYSDPTARKLQQEITFAARTRKARPDGTRETRQIPIQPDLRSFLQSYQPPKHGYLFPGKESDHITYNAVYDYWSKKFAYLGLDHRGFSTHSTRRWFITQLAQNGIDIKTIQAITGHSNINVLMGYVDASPDRIKNAMATLSI
- a CDS encoding hypothetical protein (hypothetical protein MicvaDRAFT_1744), with product MPKIIGLDVGQGYAVAVCLERFPVNIQQHFKTIRKNREFYKLKCDRSSVEKLLQLQPDVIVLEPSGYWYSAFWERVARVNDIEVCWIGHTDLAGLRKSYGFTNKRDDEDALSLAASYFDERFITSQGEKRYLSHYRTSEIEQLRSLFLAKEQLAKLRSGMVAQIKQRLSLEFPEMSGKQFKISSVRGFTPFLGWLSHTHNAPRYDRLYNTSIAHELKIEISEYTKDHALVVTGIEKRIAIALIEIEYLISCPEFAPYIEVFNQFGFGTNLKALLLLHIYPFDKFLVEGKPHVEYELSKSDKLVKRHYSLRKFQAFLGLSYTMKQSGKDSNKLVRSFHGSTMMRSHLYAWAVCQICPKDRNPLLSERYQQLRETTKGKDSIIRILFKATRMLFYELNKKLLT
- the ndhD2 gene encoding NADH dehydrogenase subunit 4 yields the protein MEIIQIPWLTTTIIFPLIASLAIPLIPDKEGKTVRWYALIVGLIDLALMVYAFWDNYSIQTTKFQLTETYSWIPQLGLNWSVGVDGLSMPLIILSGLITILAILASWQVSHKPKLYYFLVLVLFSAQLGVFAAQDLLLFFIMWEIELVPVYLLISIWGGKKRQYAATKFILYTALASIFILVAGLAMAFYGDNVTFDITQLGLKDYPLALELLAYVGFLIAFGVKLPIFPLHTWLPDAHSEASAPISMILAGVLLKMGGYGLIRFNVETLPHAHIKFAPLLVILGVINIVYGAFTAFGQTNLKRRLASSSISHMGFVLIGIASFTDLGLNGAVLQMVSHGLIAAALFFLSGTTYERTHTLMMDEMGGMAQKMPKTFALFTAGAMASLALPGMSGFVGELSIFLGVATSDVYSSAFKVGVTFLTAVGLILTPIYLLSMLRQVFYGDSNPQLKIDNYQADAQPREIFITACLLIPIIAIGLYPKLVTSTYDMKTVEVASKVRAALPVIVQQQEFNLNASLLNTWQSPGLIAPQLPRY